A stretch of Fusarium poae strain DAOMC 252244 chromosome 2, whole genome shotgun sequence DNA encodes these proteins:
- a CDS encoding hypothetical protein (SECRETED:SignalP(1-20)~CAZy:PL26) — MLRQAVHSFLLAILAGHTIAAPSNSSSAAKVHWLGEKPNFTPGTTFGVPWPQSKHFPKSTKFTASGPSGQNVDLQTWVTGYWADGSVKWTGHAIPASEDVLEEYIVRAAADHRGINSTASTGSGKDGPKVSVTQTSSDIKVDTGKLTAVFPKKGSVIVKDIQTNGKRIAQNGRLVLQSQSGVSHPSDEDGEPFKTLRFQSSIDNVTVSDQNSTRALITVRGKHEAIDKSGHDSWLPFVLRFYLYSGSESIKIIHSLVFDGDAEKDFISGVGLRFDVPLEGEELYNRHVRIAGVDGGLLSEAVQGITGLRRDPGANVRADQFDGKELPDKSTWDVRVSSRMHWIPPWNDYSLSQLSSDGFTLKKRTKPGQSWVTIPGGSRAEGLAYLGGATVGGLAVGLRDFWKRFPTGFDIFSAASDTGSITLWLYSPSADPLDLRPYHDGLGQKNYTDQLDALEITYEDWEEGFDTPYGIARTSELYLVAFDKTPSQDTLASYVSQINNPPVLVPESDYISKTKALGSYWAPADTSSAASKKLEDNIDFLAKFYQYEVEHRRWYGFLDYGDFMHTYDPDRHEWRYDIGGYAWDNSELSPDLFFWQYFLRTGREDIYRFAEALTRHTGEVDVYHIGNWKGLGTRHGVQHFSDSAKQARISQPQYRKYFYYLSGGDERIGELFEELLDTDKTYGVLDPQRKVRKDGWVPTPNATVAFSLGTDWGALAGGWLIDWERRGPRWEESKAKLTSTVESIARLKNGFVTGNGLYNLQNWTLGPPPADPDNKGHVEVSHLSAVFGLPEVVSELIEYAGDELPRGFKQAWLDYCYYFEATAAEQQARYGKDFGKLNLYQGHSRLTAYAANQQKNGTMANLVWEKFFNSDGFKAPNATFQTTPIPDHEGLVPGKEAPWVSTNDVAQYGLAVIQNLALVRDALEDFKPKA, encoded by the coding sequence ATGCTGCGACAAGCCGTCCACTCTTTTTTACTCGCCATATTGGCGGGCCATACTATCGCAGCTCCCAGCAACTCCTCGTCAGCTGCCAAAGTCCACTGGCTCGGCGAGAAACCCAACTTCACCCCAGGCACTACATTTGGTGTCCCTTGGCCTCAGTCAAAGCATTTCCCCAAAAGTACAAAGTTCACAGCCTCGGGTCCATCCGGTCAAAATGTCGATCTTCAGACCTGGGTTACTGGCTACTGGGCTGATGGCTCAGTAAAGTGGACTGGTCATGCGATCCCTGCCTCGGAGGATGTCCTTGAAGAGTACATCGTCAGGGCTGCAGCTGATCATCGTGGCATCAACTCAACTGCGTCCACTGGTAGCGGAAAGGATGGTCCCAAAGTCTCAGTCACCCAAACATCAAGCGACATCAAAGTCGACACTGGAAAGTTGACCGCCGTCTTCCCCAAAAAGGGCTCGGTCATCGTCAAAGACATCCAAACCAATGGCAAACGCATTGCCCAAAATGGCAGACTTGTGCTACAGTCTCAATCAGGTGTTTCGCATCCTTCCGACGAGGACGGCGAACCCTTCAAAACTCTCCGCTTCCAGAGCAGCATCGACAACGTCACAGTCAGCGACCAAAACTCGACACGAGCTCTAATCACCGTTCGAGGCAAGCACGAAGCAATCGACAAGTCTGGCCATGATTCATGGCTACCCTTTGTCCTTCGCTTCTATCTTTACTCTGGCTCTGAGTCAATCAAGATCATCCACAGCTTAGTATTTGACGGAGATGCTGAGAAGGACTTCATCTCCGGCGTGGGTCTTCGCTTTGACGTTCCACTCGAGGGCGAAGAGCTTTACAATCGTCATGTGCGAAttgctggtgttgatggaGGCCTTCTCAGTGAAGCTGTTCAGGGCATTACAGGTCTTCGACGAGATCCTGGTGCCAACGTTCGAGCTGACCAATTTGATGGCAAAGAGTTGCCTGATAAGTCTACATGGGACGTCCGGGTTTCAAGTCGCATGCATTGGATCCCCCCATGGAATGACTACAGCTTGAGTCAACTCTCGTCTGACGGATTCACTCTCAAAAAGAGAACAAAGCCCGGCCAAAGCTGGGTCACCATTCCTGGAGGCTCTCGCGCGGAAGGGCTTGCATACCTTGGTGGTGCTACTGTTGGAGGCCTAGCGGTTGGTCTTCGGGACTTCTGGAAGAGATTTCCAACTGGCTTTGACATCTTCTCTGCAGCTTCTGATACTGGGTCCATCACCTTGTGGCTCTACAGCCCCTCTGCCGATCCCTTGGATCTTCGACCATACCACGATGGACTTGGACAGAAGAACTACACCGATCAGCTCGATGCTTTGGAGATTACATATGAAGATTGGGAGGAAGGCTTCGATACCCCCTATGGTATCGCTAGAACTAGCGAACTTTATCTCGTTGCCTTTGACAAAACCCCCTCTCAAGACACTCTCGCTAGCTATGTGTCTCAGATCAACAACCCTCCTGTTCTTGTTCCCGAGAGCGACTACATCAGCAAGACCAAAGCACTTGGATCATACTGGGCTCCTGCGGATACTTCCAGTGCCGCATCAAAGAAGCTGGAAGACAACATTGACTTCCTTGCAAAGTTCTACCAGTACGAGGTTGAGCACCGCAGATGGTACGGATTCCTCGATTACGGTGACTTCATGCACACATACGATCCAGATCGACATGAGTGGCGATACGATATCGGTGGCTACGCTTGGGACAACTCTGAGCTCTCGCCCGATTTGTTCTTCTGGCAGTATTTCCTCCGCACAGGTCGCGAAGATATCTATCGATTCGCTGAGGCACTGACCCGCCACACTGGCGAAGTGGACGTTTACCATATTGGCAACTGGAAAGGACTTGGAACCCGGCACGGTGTTCAGCACTTTAGCGACAGCGCGAAGCAAGCTCGTATTTCACAGCCTCAGTATAGAAAGTACTTCTACTACCTTTCTGGTGGTGATGAGCGTATCGGCGAGCTGTTTGAAGAGCTTCTTGATACGGACAAGACATATGGTGTTCTTGATCCTCAAAGAAAGGTTCGCAAGGATGGTTGGGTACCCACGCCAAATGCAACAGTCGCTTTCAGTCTAGGAACAGACTGGGGCGCTCTTGCGGGTGGCTGGCTGATTGACTGGGAGCGCAGGGGTCCACGATGGGAAGAGTCCAAGGCGAAACTTACCAGCACAGTCGAGAGTATCGCCAGACTGAAGAATGGATTTGTTACAGGCAACGGTCTCTATAATCTTCAGAACTGGACCCTcggtcctcctcctgctgaTCCAGACAACAAGGGTCACGTAGAGGTCTCACACCTCTCGGCTGTTTTCGGTCTACCTGAAGTGGTATCTGAGCTGATCGAGTATGCCGGCGACGAACTTCCAAGGGGTTTCAAGCAAGCGTGGCTTGACTACTGTTACTATTTTGAAGCTACCGCCGCCGAGCAACAGGCACGCTACGGGAAAGACTTTGGAAAGTTGAACTTGTACCAGGGTCACTCACGTCTGACAGCTTATGCTGCAAACCAGCAAAAGAATGGTACAATGGCCAATCTCGTTTGGGAGAAGTTCTTCAACAGTGACGGTTTCAAGGCACCCAACGCCACTTTCCAGACAACGCCCATCCCTGATCACGAAGGACTTGTACCCGGCAAAGAGGCACCGTGGGTCTCGACGAATGATGTTGCGCAGTACGGATTGGCTGTGATTCAGAATCTTGCTCTAGTAAGGGATGCCCTTGAGGACTTCAAGCCTAAGGCTTAA
- a CDS encoding hypothetical protein (SECRETED:SignalP(1-20)~CAZy:GH43_26~CAZy:GH43~CAZy:GH43_27~CAZy:GH43_31), translating into MVSWNNIFVFTLGLVSSARAYTNPIRNPGGGDPQITYTGGYYYLISTEWTNLQLSRATTIEGLKTATPKVIYTDSDPSRSSNVWAPELHYLGGKWYIYYTAGKSEDLTGQRSHVIKGGATPWDSWSYGAKLSDDWGIDGTILRTNQFGNYFVYSCMTGVQYQSTCVRKLGSNFMSVGALSIISQPDQAWEKSGTPVQEGPNALYFGGKTYIAYSANYCWTPDYCVATLEWDGKTDPAKASAWKKSNGCVLKSANGSYGTGHNSFFQSPDGKQTFITFHATSNKNGACDDTRYAMTQPLTANADGTPNFGKVQPFSYQFAEPSK; encoded by the exons ATGGTTTCTTGGAACAACATATTTGTCTTTACCCTTGGTCTTGTCAGTTCGGCTCGTGCCTACACCAACCCCATTCGAAACCCAGGAGGTGGTGATCCACAGATCACCTATACTGGCGGTTACTACTATCTCATCTCGACTGAGTGGACCAATCTGCAGCTCTCTCGTGCCACTACTATCGAAGGGCTCAAGACCGCTACCCCGAAGGTCATTTACACAGACTCAGACCCTTCACGATCATCCAACGTTTGGGCACCTGAGCTTCACTACTTGGGTGGAAAATGGTACATCTACTACACTGCTGGAAAGTCTGAAGACCTTACTGGACAGCGTTCCCATGTTATCAAGG GTGGTGCCACACCTTGGGACAGTTGGTCCTATGGAGCCAAGCTCTCTGACGACTGGGGTATTGACGGTACAATCCTCCGGACGAACCAGTTCGGCAACTACTTTGTGTACTCTTGCATGACCGGGGTTCAATACCAATCTACATGCGTCCGTAAGCTTGGATCCAACTTCATGTCCGTCGGGGCCCTGAGCATCATCTCCCAGCCTGATCAGGCCTGGGAAAAGAGCGGCACCCCTGTGCAAGAGGGACCAAACGCTCTCTATTTTGGCGGAAAGACCTATATCGCCTACTCTGCCAACTATTGCTGGACCCCTGATTATTGCGTCGCAACACTTGAGTGGGACGGGAAAACTGACCCAGCAAAGGCGTCTGCATGGAAAAAGTCTAATGGCTGTGTCCTCAAGAGTGCGAATGGAAGCTATGGAACTGGACACAACAGCTTCTTTCAGAGCCCTGATGGAAAGCAGACTTTCATCACGTTCCATGCTACTTCGAACAAGAATGGTGCTTGCGATGACACTCGATATGCTATGACTCAGCCCTTGACTGCCAATGCCGATGGTACACCTAACTTTGGAAAGGTACAACCATTCTCTTATCAATTCGCGGAGCCTTCCAAATAG
- a CDS encoding hypothetical protein (TransMembrane:1 (i21-41o)) gives MRDIGANPKLTLSAVLNTQRIYRIIVMILALSLSFYTLSFFSDLQLGVPAWKPSEESSHHTVPVNEDRRFALVLPITDPTPDTCKTIFTALALGYPSPVIINWGVDYRDVSHWHFGKALPKIPGLVHYLDSVMHPNATATEKLEEDDLVLMVDSHDVWFQLPAEVMLKRYHEINKRANERLRKEWAGSGPIPMKQTIVAASEKKCYPNDPELFGLDLRCDRWPESPLPPGLYGPETDKNATDFYHNRPRWINGGMYMGPAGDMRRLFRRAMQDMEAAIGEGFPLRSEQGQVGNVIGRQEVWRQWRRKNRMNSDELQGLVNEDFEYHFGLDYSQEISSQVKFTAINRSLDLYDAHFIPLGDKGAIESHSNALGISPVRLMGVPDDVSMSRNPLVEIDKTATWGEMPLYGDLFIGQVPAMIHHNGYKGRRQTWWDRPWYHQRLRELVTPRLKPYPIDEPLAIVRDGSSQVRYWGVSAEARDRYPRKANATADGRFAKMEFEELCQSDEKPLKDARDTWWEEVFRDGKGPFR, from the coding sequence ATGCGGGATATCGGTGCAAATCCAAAGTTGACTCTGTCAGCAGTTCTCAATACGCAGAGAATCTACAGAATCATAGTCATGATACTTGCGCTATCACTATCCTTTTACACTCTATCATTCTTTTCAGATCTCCAATTGGGTGTCCCAGCATGGAAACCGTCCGAGGAATCATCACATCACACCGTGCCTGTCAACGAAGATCGTCGGTTCGCTTTAGTCCTACCTATCACCGATCCTACCCCGGATACATGCAAGACGATATTCACTGCGCTAGCTCTAGGCTATCCTAGTCCCGTCATTATCAATTGGGGCGTAGACTACCGCGATGTATCCCATTGGCATTTTGGAAAAGCTCTGCCCAAGATCCCGGGTCTAGTACACTATCTCGACTCGGTGATGCACCCCAACGCGACGGCTACAGagaagctggaggaggatgaCCTGGTGCTCATGGTAGATTCTCATGATGTATGGTTTCAGTTGCCCGCCGAGGTCATGCTCAAACGTTACCATGAGATTAACAAACGAGCCAACGAAAGGTTGCGCAAGGAATGGGCCGGATCAGGCCCGATTCCCATGAAGCAGACTATTGTGGCTGCGTCTGAAAAGAAATGTTACCCAAATGATCCAGAACTCTTCGGTCTCGATTTGCGGTGCGATCGTTGGCCAGAAAGTCCACTACCGCCAGGTCTTTACGGACCGGAAACCGACAAGAATGCTACCGACTTTTACCATAATAGACCACGATGGATCAATGGTGGTATGTACATGGGTCCAGCAGGCGACATGAGGCGACTCTTTCGTCGCGCAATGCAGGATATGGAGGCTGCAATCGGAGAAGGTTTCCCTCTACGGAGCGAGCAGGGCCAAGTGGGCAACGTGATTGGGAGACAAGAGGTCTGGAGACAATGGAGAAGGAAGAATCGGATGAACAGTGACGAACTACAGGGTTTGGTCAATGAGGACTTCGAATACCACTTCGGACTCGACTACTCGCAAGAGATATCAAGCCAGGTCAAATTCACGGCTATCAACCGGAGTCTGGATCTCTATGACGCTCACTTCATACCGTTGGGCGACAAGGGGGCTATAGAATCGCATTCAAACGCCCTGGGTATATCTCCGGTTCGACTAATGGGTGTGCCCGACGATGTCAGCATGTCTCGAAACCCACTCGTGGAAATCGATAAGACTGCGACCTGGGGTGAAATGCCTCTCTATGGTGACCTGTTTATTGGTCAAGTGCCGGCGATGATACATCATAACGGTTACAAGGGGCGGCGCCAGACATGGTGGGATCGTCCATGGTATCATCAACGTTTGAGAGAGCTCGTAACTCCTCGTCTGAAACCATATCCAATTGATGAGCCGCTGGCAATAGTCCGAGATGGAAGCAGCCAAGTCAGATACTGGGGTGTCTCGGCTGAAGCCAGAGACAGATATCCCCGAAAGGCCAATGCAACAGCCGATGGCAGGTTCGCCAAGATGGAATTTGAGGAGTTATGTCAAAGTGACGAGAAGCCACTCAAAGATGCAAGAGACACTTGGTGGGAAGAAGTATTTAGAGACGGTAAAGGGCCATTTAGGTGA
- a CDS encoding hypothetical protein (TransMembrane:1 (i7-25o)), giving the protein MSSPFKNILIVGATGSIGAIMLNALTNEPSFKVSVLQRSSSKGKIPTNVRIITIDDSYPSDALVSAFSGQDVVVNCMTSLAVSDQLRFVDAAVNAKIKRYVASEYGLNNNNPDARALNSVFREKGEVQDYLRSKESTGLEWMAIACGMWLKWSARNNFLGMHLKEKRFVLWDDGNGWFSTTTEDNTALAMVNALSKKWEETKNRVVWLSDFAITQNMLLGAIERLGDEKLTVERVDSSQLIKEKQAAVAAGDPYAIYSLIETGFVTGKFGGHLEKEGEIMNSILELPKKDFDEVVKSALQAVVGV; this is encoded by the coding sequence ATGTCATCTCCATTCAAAAACATTCTCATCGTCGGAGCGACAGGCTCTATCGGTGCTATTATGCTGAATGCTCTGACCAACGAACCTTCATTCAAAGTCAGCGTTCTGCAGCGTTCATCATCCAAGGGAAAGATCCCCACCAACGTTCGGATCATCACTATCGATGATTCGTACCCTTCTGATGCACTCGTGTCTGCATTCTCCGGTCAGGATGTTGTCGTCAACTGCATGACATCCTTGGCCGTCAGCGACCAACTACGTTTCGTTGACGCTGCAGTCAATGCCAAGATCAAACGCTATGTTGCCTCAGAATACGGTcttaacaacaacaaccccGACGCTAGAGCCCTGAATTCAGTCTTTCGTGAGAAAGGTGAAGTCCAGGATTACCTCCGTTCCAAAGAGTCTACGGGCTTGGAATGGATGGCTATCGCTTGCGGTATGTGGCTGAAATGGAGTGCGCGTAACAACTTCCTCGGAATGCACCTCAAAGAGAAACGGTTCGTGCTCTGGGACGACGGCAATGGCTGGTTCAGCACCACTACCGAGGATAACACCGCATTGGCAATGGTGAACGCTTTGAGCAAGAAGTGGGAGGAGACGAAGAACAGGGTCGTGTGGCTAAGTGACTTTGCTATCACTCAAAACATGCTCCTCGGGGCCATTGAGCGTCTTGGTGACGAGAAATTGACTGTCGAAAGAGTCGATAGTAGTCAGCTGATCAAGGAGAAGCAGGCCGCTGTAGCGGCGGGAGACCCATATGCTATATACTCACTGATTGAGACAGGATTTGTTACCGGCAAGTTTGGAGGCCATCTGGAGAAGGAAGGGGAGATTATGAACAGCATATTGGAGCTACCGAAGAAGGATTTTGATGAAGTCGTCAAATCGGCTCTGCAGGCTGTGGTGGGGGTGTAA
- a CDS encoding hypothetical protein (SECRETED:SignalP(1-16)~CAZy:GH93) has product MRFAAIVSFLLPLVAAKPAQKGKTFSNVEIFDPPTDYRDPQVLYARPLELSDGTLLATWENYSPEPPNVWFPIVKSKDGGKTWKEISKVKDTQNNWGLRYQPQLYELPRAFGKYPKGTVLCSGSSIPSDLSETLIEVYASRDKGYTWEFVSHVALGGEALPNPGLTPVWEPFLMTYKEKLILYYSDQRDNATHSQKLVHQTTTDLKKWSKVVDDTKYADYYARPGMPTVAKLPNNEYIYVYEYGGGPNPPAGSDYWFPVYYRLSKDPQKFLNKEHNQVVSSDGTTPAGSPYVIWTPYGGKNGTIVVSCGTRSEIFTNQALGDTSAWKKWNVPQPTAYTRSLLTFKKDPDLLMIMGAGILPPAGGNNTVSASVVRLSEVMKA; this is encoded by the exons ATGCGTTTCGCTGCCATTGTCTCCTTCCTGCTGCCTCTTGTGGCAGCAAAGCCTGCACAGAAGGGCAAGACCTTCAGCAATGTCGAGATCTTCGATCCTCCTACCGACTACAGAGATCCTCAGGTCCTCTACGCCCGTCCCCTCGAGCTATCTGACGGTACCCTACTGGCTACATGGGAGAACTACTCTCCCGAGCCTCCTAATGTCTGGTTTCCAATTGTGAAGAGCAAGGACGGTGGCAAGACCTGGAAGGAGATTTCCAAGGTCAAAGACACCCAAAACAACTGGGGTCTGCGATACCAGCCGCAGCTTTATGAGCTCCCTCGCGCTTTCGGGAAGTACCCCAAGGGAACCGTACTTTGCTCAGGCAGCAGTATCCCTTCCGATCTTAGCGAGACCCTCATTGAAGTCTATGCTAGTCGCGACAAGGGTTACACTTGGGAGTTTGTCAGCCATGTTGCTCTTGGTGGCGAGGCTCTACCCAACCCTGG CCTCACTCCTGTCTGGGAGCCATTCCTGATGACCTACAAGGAGAAGCTCATTCTGTACTACTCCGACCAGCGCGACAACGCCACTCATTCGCAGAAGCTTGTCCACCAAACGACCACCGATCTTAAGAAGTGGTCCAAGGTTGTCGATGACACCAAGTATGCCGACTACTACGCTCGTCCTGGTATGCCTACCGTCGCCAAGCTGCCTAACAACGAGTATATCTACGTCTACGAGTATGGCGGTGGCCCCAACCCTCCCGCTGGCAGCGACTACTGGTTCCCTGTCTACTACCGCCTTTCCAAGGATCCCCAGAAGTTCCTTAACAAAGAGCATAACCAGGTTGTTTCCAGCGACGGAACCACGCCTGCTGGTTCTCCCTACGTGATCTGGACTCCTTACGGTGGCAAGAATGGTACCATCGTTGTCAGTTGCGGTACTCGATCTGAGATCTTCACCAACCAGGCTCTTGGCGACACATCTGCTTGGAAGAAGTGGAATGTTCCCCAACCTACTGCTTATACCCGTTCTCTCCTCACTTTCAAGAAGGACCCAGATCTGCTTATGATTATGGGCGCTGGTATCTTGCCACCTGCAGGTGGTAACAACACTGTTAGCGCTAGCGTTGTCCGCCTGTCTGAGGTTATGAAGGCTTAA
- a CDS encoding hypothetical protein (TransMembrane:7 (o28-48i60-82o88-110i131-156o168-192i213-233o253-274i)), which translates to MAEQMPVCVHISEECPIEHTVYSYRPSLWVNTLLASLFTIAFLSNIWLGIRYRIRAYSIVLTLGCLAQMIGYGARIGMYFLPFNAIPFQAQVCCLIIGPAFNSAAVYLMLKHIVALFGSEWSLLKPKLYTIIFIGADIVSLVLQAAGGGIAATTAIGDDDMLNLGNNIMMAGIAFQVVTLTVFASLATAFCIRRVRAVKSYPLRGNALQAWQAVPFRWLVCGLLTAFLTIYIRCVYRIAEMRGGWGNAMMKEQVPFMILEGLMIMIATFSQTILHPGPLFPALTNLECQHVDSYTELPVVPKYTV; encoded by the exons ATGGCGGAACAAATGCCGGTTTGCGTGCACATCTCTGAAGAATGCCCCATAGAGCACACTGTTTACAGTTACCGTCCGAGTCTCTGGGTCAACACACTGCTGGCATCACTCTTCACCATCGCCTTTCTCTCCAACATCTGGCTCGGTATTCGATACCGCATCCGTGCCTATAGCATCGTCCTTACTTTGGGTTGTTTGGCTCAAATGATAGGCTATGGCGCAAGGATCGGAATGTACTTCCTACCCTTCAACGCCATCCCCTTCCAAGCGCAGGTCTGCTGCCTCATCATTGGCCCAGCTTTCAACAGCGCGGCTGTGTATCTCATGCTCAAGCACATTGTTGCACTGTTCGGATCCGAGTGGTCCCTGCTCAAGCCGAAGCTGTACACGATCATCTTCATCGGCGCTGATATCGTGTCATTGGTCCTGCAGGCTGCAGGTGGTGGGATCGCTGCGACTACGGCTATTGGCGATGATGATATGCTGAATCTCGGAAACAACATTATGATGGCTGGTATCGCCTTTCAGGTGGTTACCCTGACTGTGTTCGCATCACTGGCCACAGCATTCTGCATTAGGCGTGTGCGAGCTGTCAAGTCTTACCCCTTGCGTGGTAACGCGCTTCAAGCCTGGCAGGCCGTACCATTTCGTTGGCTTGTGTGTGGTCTGCTTACAGCATTTTTGACGATATATATTCGTTGCGTCTATCGGATTGCTGAAATGCGCGGAGGCTGGGGCAACGCAATGATGAAGGAACAAGTTCCTTTCATGATTCTAGAAGGACT TATGATTATGATCGCGACATTCTCTCAAACTATTCTACATCCTGGGCCTTTATTCCCTGCTCTTACGAACCTCGAGTGCCAGCATG TCGACTCATACACCGAACTGCCTGTCGTACCCAAGTACAcagtataa
- a CDS encoding hypothetical protein (SECRETED:SignalP(1-19)): MHPFLFPSVLSAVAVVALAETPSNEDDIPFFGCALLGAYYPPPTIDISSKPIQGVVSEFTKMFDELVQNGGSDKYGSINVNTTSFSVVIFGGDEKLRDDPIFFQYHYTSPEDQVSNENITLATRFPVGDVTMVFTVYAWLAKMGEQWETPITKYLPELADVKSPYAPSWKDITIGALAGQMSGLSRESTACVVGEPCDWESFQETFATKSPYFLPDTTPVVSYAAWQLLVFAMERESGSDWTSILEDTLLKPLNLTSSGVLSHDCKDIFAMESLNRTWCIVISIGRRWLKSHADTSNLRNGVGRPWEVYRAGQNIRPIMDALTKAGTLGKYASYFGLTTDFNAGFAILAHDSSVEDRKLDLNVHADIVSEVIGYFSQIAAAETEARYAGQYGNGENSMAFLNTTRDGHGIAVQKLVIDGVNIKDRTAQKLGIKPNDLDFRVYPTNVKDENQHQFVAVFQDRSALIDMGTPTCISWQEVGADAEIFVRFIMRAGKAVGIDIPQWNSEMVRTD, encoded by the exons ATGCATCCATTTTTATTTCCTTCCGTTTTGAGTGCTGTGGCTGTGGTAGCTCTGGCAGAAACTCCAAGCAATGAAGACGACATTCCCTTCTTTGGCTGTGCTCTCCTTGGAGCATACTATCCCCCTCCGACTATCGACATATCATCAAAACCTATCCAGGGAGTGGTATCTGAATTTACAAAAATGTTTGATGAACTTGTTCAAAACGGCGGTAGTGATAAGTATGGCTCGATAAACGTCAACACCACCTCCTTCTCAGTTGTCATCTTTGGCGGAGACGAGAAACTTCGTGATGATCCTATCTTCTTCCAGTATCACTACACATCTCCCGAGGATCAAGTTTCCAACGAAAATATCACATTGGCTACTAGGTTCCCTGTCGGCGATGTTACTATGGTATTCACTGTGTATGCCTGGCTCGCCAAGATGGGCGAGCAGTGGGAGACACCAATTACGAAGTATCTTCCTGAACTGGCCGATGTCAAGAGCCCATACGCTCCATCGTGGAAGGATATTACCATTGGTGCTCTGGCTGGACAGATGTCTGGGCTGAGTCGCGAGT CCACTGCGTGCGTGGTAGGCGAGCCCTGTGATTGGGAAT CTTTCCAGGAGACCTTTGCGACCAAGTCGCCCTATTTCTTACCCGATACGACTCCTGTGGTGTCTTACGCAGCTTGGCAGCTTCTTGTCTTTGCTATGGAAAGAGAAAGTGGCAGTGACTGGACTTCCATCCTTGAAGATACTCTTTTGAAACCCTTGAACCTGACTTCTAGTGGTGTTTTGAGCCATGATTGTAAAGACATTTTTGCCATGGAAAGTCTCAACAGAACCTGG TGCATTGTCATTT CCATCGGTCGTCGATGGCTGAAGTCTCACGCCGATACTTCCAACCTCCGCAATGGTGTCGGTCGTCCCTGGGAAGTTTACCGCGCCGGACAGAACATCCGTCCCATCATGGACGCTCTGACCAAAGCTGGCACACTTGGCAAATATGCTAGTTACTTCGGTCTCACCACGGACTTCAACGCCGGTTTCGCTATTCTGGCCCATGACAGCAGTGTCGAGGATCGAAAACTGGATCTCAATGTTCATGCTGATATTGTCAGCGAGGTCATCGGGTATTTCTCCCAGATTGCAGCTGCTGAGACAGAGGCTCGTTATGCTGGTCAGTACGGGAATGGTGAAAACTCTATGGCGTTTCTCAATACGACGCGTGACGGTCACGGCATAGCTGTTCAGAAACTTGTCATCGACGGGgtaaacatcaaggaccgCACAGCTCAGAAACTAGGGATCAAGCCCAATGATCTTGATTTCAGGGTTTACCCTACCAACGTCAAAGATGAGAACCAACATCAGTTCGTCGCTGTATTCCAGGATCGAAGTGCCCTGATTGACATGGGTACGCCCACATGCATCAGTTGGCAAGAAGTGGGTGCTGATGCCGAGATATTTGTTCGATTCATCATGAGGGCAGGAAAGGCAGTTGGAATTGATATCCCCCAATGGAATTCTGAGATGGTACGGACAGACTAG
- a CDS encoding hypothetical protein (SECRETED:SignalP(1-18)), protein MKFSAVIAPLLSLPLVFATPGGDYGHYPEKPKTVTKTVTHTVTKPIYKPPVTKTETVTKKYPVTETVTKYKWKPPVTKTEYVTKWKPPVTKYKTVTKTDTVTKWKPPVTKTETKWKPPVTKTETKWKPPITKTETKTSTETKYIHKPPVTKYKTETVTKTITVKPKPTHHKPGYENPGYGDGGHKKEYKA, encoded by the coding sequence ATGAAGTTCTCTGCTGTGATTGCTCCTTTGCTCTCCCTCCCTCTGGTCTTTGCCACCCCCGGCGGAGACTACGGACATTACCCTGAGAAGCCCAAGACTGTCACCAAGACAGTCACTCACACTGTCACCAAGCCCATCTACAAGCCCCCTGTCACAAAGACAGAGACCGTCACCAAGAAGTACCCCGTGACCGAGACGGTTACCAAGTACAAGTGGAAGCCTCCTGTTACCAAGACTGAATATGTCACCAAGTGGAAGCCTCCTGTCACCAAGTACAAGACTGTCACCAAGACCGACACCGTCACCAAGTGGAAGCCACCAGTTACCAAGACTGAGACTAAGTGGAAGCCTCCCGTGACAAAGACTGAGACGAAGTGGAAGCCTCCTATCACCAAGACAGAGACAAAGACCAGCACGGAGACCAAGTACATCCACAAGCCTCCCGTCACCAAGTACAAGACCGAGACTGTCACAAAGACCATCACCGTCAAGCCAAAGCCTACCCACCACAAGCCCGGATACGAGAACCCTGGCTACGGAGATGGCGGTCACAAGAAGGAGTACAAGGCATAA